Within Methanobrevibacter arboriphilus JCM 13429 = DSM 1125, the genomic segment ATCCACCATTTCCATTGTTTATATAACCATTTATAAATGTTATATTTTCAAAAATAATGTTAGAATTACCAGAAATATTGAACATTCTTCCTAATCCTCTTGCATCAATGATAACTTGATCAGGAGAACCATTTCCACGAATCAAAACATTTTTACCACTAAAATTAATACTAACATTAATATCACTAGTTTTATTATAAGTACCAGGATTTAAAGTTAAAGTATTATCTATGTCAGATCCACTACCAATATCATCTATTGCACCACCAATACCACTAGAATTAGTGCTATTTAAATTTATGTCAGCTGCATTAATAGAAGATATTGAAAAAAGTATAAAAACTGCAACAATAAACAGTAAAAAAAACCTTATGAATTTAAGATTATAAATTTTTATCATTTTCACCCCCCTTTATTTTCGTTTTATATTAAATTATTATTTTATTAATAACAAAAAAGAAATTTGATTGAATAAACAATCACTAATTGAATAGACAATAATTTCTAATTGAGTGAACAATCACTAAAATTTTAGTGAACAATCACTATATTATTAATAAGAAAAGAAGCCTAAAAATATAGGAATAAAATTAAAAAAAATATGAATTATATAAAAATAAGCTTCTTTTCTTATTAATACTAAATATAGCCCTTAATATCATTATATCTAAAAAAATTTAGAGGTATAAAAACATTAAATTTTTTTAAACCAGTTTCAGTCAAAGATATTTTATTTTAAGAATAGTTAGAATTATGTGAACACTCACTATTCAATGATATTATATTAATATTTCATCATATAAAAACTTTTCTCTCATTAGATAAAATATAAAAAAATATTATATAAAGACTATAAAATGTGAACACTCTCTATTTAATGATATTATATTAATATTTCATTATATAAAAACTTTTCCCTAATTTGATAAAATATAAAAAAATATTATATAAAAAATATGAAATATATTATACAAAAGGTAAAAAATTATATAAAAAGTAGAAAATTATATAAAATTAAAACATATTCTATAATAAATATAAAAAGTAAAAATAAAAATTCTAGAGATTATTGAATTAAAATTATTCCATTACCTCATATAATATTTTAACTGCCTTTACAAATGGAGGCATTCCTGAAGTAAGTAGAACAATTCTTAAAACATCCATGATTTCATCTTTAGTAGCATTAAATTCATTAATTGCACTTTGAATTTGTTTTTTAACAGCCCTATCATCTGAATTTGATGCTGCAATAGCTAAAGCGATGAATTTTTGAGTTTTATAATCAATAACTTTACCTGTATAGACTGCATCGTTTAATTCAACTATAGCTTCATATATATCAGGAAAATCTCTTTTTATTGGTCCCATTCCTTTTCCATAAAAAACATTTTCTTTCATAAAAATCACCTATATTATATTATGTTTTAATATTATATATAAATTAAGAATTAAATTGAATAAATTCAATTTCATAATTATAAATCTATATTTTTATAAAATAAAATCTAAATTTCTTGCTATAAATGTTTGTAAATAATTATAAATAAAAAATGAAAAATAAAAAAGTAAAATAAATAAAAAAATTAAAAATAAAATAAACTAAAAATTTTAAACTTTTATAACCTTTTTATTGTTTTTATATGTTATTTCATTCATTGTTTTTTTAGGATTTAAAACAAAATATTGTTTTTTACAATATTTATGATGAGCCTTATCTGGATAATAAGTAACAATAATGTTTATTTTCCCATTACCTTTAATAGGCTTTATATTTATATATTTAGAGTGTATTTTAATTCCTTTTCTGACATGCCATAATTTTAATTGTGTTTTTTTAGATTTTAAACTACCTTTATTTTGGATTGTTACAATATATTTACTTACTTGTTTATTATATCTATTTTTGATTTTTTTAACTTTTAAAATAGCTAAATCAACTTTAGGATTAACAATTTGGTATTTAGAACTCATAGATGAAGCATAAGTATTATCTCCATCATAGATTC encodes:
- a CDS encoding carboxymuconolactone decarboxylase family protein, with product MKENVFYGKGMGPIKRDFPDIYEAIVELNDAVYTGKVIDYKTQKFIALAIAASNSDDRAVKKQIQSAINEFNATKDEIMDVLRIVLLTSGMPPFVKAVKILYEVME